The following are encoded in a window of Bradyrhizobium sp. WBOS07 genomic DNA:
- a CDS encoding cytochrome c, translating into MRSRSPILALWLLLFASSADAQPKANPDGNSLVARGEYLARAGDCIACHTAPEGRIFAGGRAMPTPFGTLYSSNITPDRDTGIGKWTAEDFYKAMHYGRFPDGGLMYPAMPFASYTKVTRADTEAIFAYLKSIPPVNQRNREHDLRFPYSNRQLILGWRTLYFSEGEFKPDPTKSAEWNRGAYLVEGLGHCGMCHSPINALGGTSQSDAFKGGLIPMQNWYAPSLTSNREAGLGDWSIKDITDLLQTGVSMRGVVYGPMAEVVHNSLQYLSDEDTRAMAVYLKGIAEPSPPPPARTTLPTTESSLLISLGKTVYDKHCASCHGTQGEGKPPHWPPLANNQSIEMQSAVNPIRMVLNGGYPPGTKGNPMPYGMPPFAGLLSDNEVAAVVSYIRTAWGNRGTPVSAREANELRSAPLN; encoded by the coding sequence TTGCGATCGCGTTCACCCATCCTTGCGCTATGGCTGCTGCTCTTCGCCTCTTCCGCCGACGCGCAACCGAAGGCCAACCCTGACGGCAACAGCCTTGTTGCGCGCGGTGAATATTTGGCGCGCGCCGGCGACTGCATCGCCTGTCACACGGCCCCCGAGGGACGCATCTTCGCCGGCGGACGCGCCATGCCGACGCCGTTCGGCACCCTCTATTCCTCGAACATCACGCCGGATCGAGACACCGGAATCGGCAAATGGACTGCCGAGGACTTCTACAAGGCGATGCACTACGGCCGCTTTCCGGATGGCGGATTGATGTATCCGGCCATGCCGTTCGCGTCCTACACCAAGGTGACGCGAGCCGATACCGAGGCGATCTTCGCCTATCTGAAGTCAATCCCGCCCGTGAACCAGCGCAATCGCGAGCACGACCTGCGCTTCCCCTATTCGAACCGCCAGCTGATCCTTGGCTGGCGCACGCTGTACTTCTCAGAGGGCGAGTTCAAACCCGACCCGACCAAATCGGCGGAATGGAATCGCGGCGCCTATCTGGTCGAGGGCCTCGGCCATTGCGGCATGTGCCATTCCCCGATCAACGCGCTCGGCGGCACCTCGCAATCGGACGCCTTCAAGGGCGGCCTGATCCCGATGCAGAACTGGTACGCGCCCTCGCTGACGTCAAACCGCGAGGCGGGGCTCGGCGACTGGAGCATCAAGGACATCACCGACCTCCTGCAGACCGGCGTCTCCATGCGCGGCGTGGTCTACGGCCCGATGGCCGAGGTCGTGCACAACAGCCTGCAATATCTCAGCGACGAGGACACGCGCGCTATGGCCGTGTACCTCAAGGGCATCGCGGAGCCCTCGCCTCCGCCGCCGGCAAGAACGACGCTGCCGACCACCGAGAGCAGCCTGCTGATCAGCCTCGGCAAGACCGTCTACGACAAGCACTGCGCCAGCTGTCACGGCACACAAGGCGAAGGCAAGCCGCCACACTGGCCGCCGCTCGCCAACAACCAGTCGATCGAGATGCAGTCGGCGGTCAATCCGATCCGCATGGTGCTCAATGGCGGCTATCCGCCGGGCACCAAGGGCAATCCGATGCCCTATGGCATGCCGCCCTTCGCCGGCCTGCTCTCCGACAACGAGGTCGCCGCCGTCGTCTCCTACATCCGCACCGCCTGGGGCAATCGCGGCACGCCGGTCTCGGCGCGCGAGGCCAACGAGCTGCGCTCCGCACCGCTGAACTGA
- a CDS encoding c-type cytochrome has translation MFARAAAFAAVTVILAAIDGAAAQTTNQPPDTMAARVEACTPCHGNQGEGTSDVYFPRLAGKPAGYLYNQLLAFKNGRRKYPPMNYLLEFLPDPYLQQMADYFADQHPPLPPVATSDASKEVLQHGQSLVSRGDPQRQIPACGSCHGPALTGMEPGIPGLLGLRPNYISAQLGAWRYGTRTAKAPDCMQQVAARLTEDDVTAVAAWLASRPAPVTVAPAPKGTYVLPFACGSQPD, from the coding sequence TTGTTCGCTCGCGCCGCGGCTTTTGCCGCCGTGACCGTCATCTTGGCCGCCATTGATGGCGCGGCCGCGCAAACGACCAATCAGCCACCGGACACGATGGCGGCGCGGGTAGAGGCCTGCACGCCCTGTCATGGCAATCAAGGCGAAGGCACGAGCGACGTCTATTTCCCGCGGCTTGCCGGCAAGCCGGCCGGCTATCTCTACAACCAGCTCCTTGCCTTCAAGAATGGCCGGCGAAAATACCCGCCGATGAACTATCTGCTGGAATTCCTCCCCGACCCGTACCTGCAGCAAATGGCCGACTATTTCGCGGATCAGCATCCGCCTCTGCCGCCCGTGGCGACGAGCGATGCAAGCAAGGAAGTGCTGCAGCACGGCCAGTCGTTGGTGTCGCGGGGCGATCCGCAGCGGCAGATCCCGGCGTGCGGAAGCTGCCATGGTCCGGCTCTGACCGGAATGGAGCCCGGAATCCCCGGCCTGCTCGGCCTGCGCCCGAACTACATCAGCGCGCAGTTGGGCGCCTGGCGTTACGGCACGCGCACCGCGAAAGCGCCGGACTGCATGCAGCAGGTTGCTGCCCGGCTGACCGAGGACGACGTGACGGCAGTCGCGGCGTGGCTCGCGAGCCGCCCGGCACCCGTGACCGTCGCGCCGGCCCCGAAGGGCACATACGTGCTGCCGTTCGCCTGCGGCAGCCAACCGGATTGA
- a CDS encoding mechanosensitive ion channel family protein, giving the protein MTINFDTLKASLVLYGLNAIYAVLLLAIGWYLSGAMQRFVTRLLSVTHRVDPLVTLFVGSLVRYGVLAVVGIAVLQLFGIQTASLVAVLGATSLAIGLALQGTLSNLAAGVMLLLFRPFHIGDDVEVAGKAGKVQSLSLFMTELVAADNTQILLPNGQVWGAAIINHSAYPGTGEVKVAFPVPAGAANTLADRILTELRNDSRIDAQAQPTVSVTKVLDVGNPAAPILELTVSAKAKPSEADAVKQCVLDHASALLAAA; this is encoded by the coding sequence ATGACCATCAATTTCGATACGCTGAAAGCCTCGCTCGTCCTCTATGGCCTGAACGCGATCTACGCGGTGCTGTTGCTTGCGATCGGCTGGTATCTGTCGGGCGCCATGCAGCGCTTCGTCACGCGCCTGCTGAGCGTCACGCACCGCGTCGACCCGCTGGTGACGCTGTTCGTCGGCAGCCTTGTGCGCTATGGCGTGCTGGCCGTGGTCGGCATCGCCGTGCTGCAGCTGTTCGGCATCCAGACGGCCAGCCTCGTTGCGGTGCTGGGCGCGACGTCGCTGGCCATTGGCCTGGCGTTACAGGGCACGCTCTCCAATCTCGCCGCCGGCGTGATGCTGCTGTTGTTTCGGCCGTTTCACATCGGCGACGATGTCGAGGTCGCCGGCAAGGCGGGCAAGGTGCAGTCGTTGTCGCTGTTCATGACCGAGCTCGTCGCCGCCGACAATACCCAGATCCTGTTGCCGAACGGCCAGGTGTGGGGCGCGGCCATCATCAACCACAGCGCCTATCCCGGCACGGGCGAGGTCAAGGTGGCGTTTCCGGTCCCGGCCGGTGCGGCCAACACGCTCGCGGATCGCATCCTGACGGAGCTGCGCAACGATTCCCGCATCGACGCTCAGGCGCAACCGACCGTCTCCGTCACGAAGGTCCTCGATGTCGGCAATCCCGCGGCACCCATCCTGGAATTGACGGTTAGCGCCAAGGCGAAACCGTCGGAGGCTGATGCGGTCAAGCAGTGCGTGCTCGACCATGCAAGCGCGCTGCTTGCGGCGGCGTAA
- a CDS encoding CinA family protein — protein MGGSDARALSRSLLDLCRMRKLTVATAESCTGGLVAAALTDIPGSSDVIDRGFVTYSNDAKRAMLGVEAGTLATFGAVSKETATAMAIGALERADVDLAVAITGIAGPGGATPGKPVGLVHFAAAARDGRIIHREHRFGAIGRSTVRGRSVVEALRMLMELARGPQAQAKPKRAAAVTRLRPRVTRSPRRHAAKRRPPRPPRG, from the coding sequence ATGGGCGGCAGCGACGCACGCGCCCTCTCCCGCTCGCTGCTCGATCTGTGCCGGATGCGCAAGCTGACGGTCGCGACCGCCGAATCCTGCACCGGCGGCCTCGTCGCCGCCGCGCTGACCGACATCCCCGGCTCGTCCGACGTGATCGATCGCGGCTTCGTCACCTATTCCAACGACGCCAAGCGCGCGATGCTCGGCGTCGAAGCCGGCACGCTCGCCACTTTCGGCGCGGTCAGCAAGGAGACCGCAACCGCGATGGCGATCGGCGCGCTGGAGCGCGCCGATGTCGACCTCGCCGTCGCCATCACCGGTATCGCCGGCCCGGGCGGCGCCACGCCCGGCAAGCCGGTCGGCCTCGTGCACTTCGCCGCCGCCGCGCGCGATGGCCGCATCATCCACCGCGAGCACCGCTTCGGCGCGATCGGTCGCAGCACGGTGCGCGGCCGCTCCGTGGTCGAGGCATTGCGCATGCTGATGGAGCTGGCACGCGGACCACAGGCCCAGGCCAAGCCGAAACGCGCTGCCGCGGTAACCCGCCTGCGCCCCCGCGTGACGCGCTCCCCGCGCCGGCATGCGGCCAAGCGGCGTCCGCCGCGCCCGCCAAGAGGCTGA
- a CDS encoding bifunctional 2-C-methyl-D-erythritol 4-phosphate cytidylyltransferase/2-C-methyl-D-erythritol 2,4-cyclodiphosphate synthase, which yields MAKSQRTAVVLVAAGRGLRAGAGGPKQYREIGGVPVIYRAMEAFSRHADVFAVQPVVNPDDSAMFTAAVAGLEHEPPAHGGATRQASVLAGLEALAQHKPDIVLIHDAARPFVSEGLISRAIEAAGRTGAAIPVVPVTDTIKVTGASGNVEGTPDRASLRIAQTPQSFRFDVILEAHRRAAKDGRSDFTDDAAIAEWAGLTVATFEGDVANMKLTTPEDFVREEARLAAQLGDIRTGTGYDVHAFGEGDHVMLCGVRVPHTKGFLAHSDGDVGLHALVDAILGALADGDIGSHFPPSDAKWKGASSDQFLKYAIERVTARGGRIANLEVTMICERPKIGPLRDTMRASIAEISGVDISRVAVKATTSERLGFTGREEGIAATASATIRLPWSV from the coding sequence ATGGCGAAATCACAACGCACCGCGGTCGTCCTCGTCGCAGCCGGGCGTGGACTGCGTGCGGGCGCCGGCGGGCCGAAGCAATATCGCGAGATCGGCGGCGTCCCCGTGATCTATCGCGCCATGGAAGCCTTCAGCCGCCACGCCGACGTGTTTGCGGTGCAGCCGGTGGTGAACCCCGATGACAGCGCCATGTTCACGGCTGCGGTCGCGGGGCTCGAGCACGAGCCGCCGGCCCATGGCGGCGCGACGCGGCAGGCCTCGGTGCTTGCAGGCCTCGAAGCGCTCGCACAGCACAAGCCCGACATCGTGCTGATTCACGACGCCGCGCGCCCCTTCGTCTCGGAAGGACTGATCTCGCGCGCGATCGAGGCGGCGGGCCGGACCGGCGCCGCGATTCCCGTCGTCCCTGTCACCGATACGATCAAGGTCACCGGCGCGAGCGGCAATGTCGAGGGTACGCCGGACCGCGCCTCCTTGCGGATCGCGCAGACGCCGCAATCCTTTCGTTTCGACGTCATCCTCGAAGCGCATCGTCGCGCGGCGAAGGACGGCCGTAGCGATTTCACCGACGATGCCGCGATTGCCGAATGGGCGGGATTGACGGTTGCAACCTTTGAAGGCGATGTTGCAAACATGAAGCTCACCACACCCGAGGATTTCGTGCGCGAGGAAGCCCGCCTGGCGGCCCAGCTCGGCGATATCAGGACCGGCACCGGCTACGACGTGCACGCCTTCGGCGAAGGCGACCACGTCATGCTCTGCGGCGTGCGCGTGCCGCACACCAAGGGTTTTCTCGCTCATTCCGACGGCGATGTCGGCCTCCATGCGCTGGTCGATGCCATCCTCGGCGCGCTCGCCGACGGCGACATCGGCTCGCACTTCCCGCCGAGCGATGCGAAGTGGAAGGGCGCCTCCTCCGACCAGTTCCTGAAATACGCCATCGAGCGCGTCACGGCGCGCGGCGGGCGCATCGCCAATCTCGAGGTCACCATGATCTGCGAGCGGCCGAAGATCGGCCCCTTGCGCGACACCATGCGCGCGAGCATCGCCGAGATTTCCGGCGTCGACATCTCGCGCGTCGCGGTGAAGGCGACGACCAGCGAGCGGCTGGGCTTCACCGGCCGCGAGGAAGGCATCGCCGCCACCGCGAGCGCCACCATTCGTCTGCCCTGGAGCGTCTAG
- the dusB gene encoding tRNA dihydrouridine synthase DusB, which translates to MSGVTDSPVRRLAAELGAGLVVSEMTASDELANGHWMSRLRCEATGIGPHVVQLAGCEAHWMAEGARIAEAEGADIIDINMGCPARHVTGGQSGSALMRDLDHAVSLIDATIAAVKVPVTLKMRLGWDDRSRNAPELARRAEAAGVKLVTVHGRTRSQFYKGEADWEAIRAVREAIAIPLVVNGDITSYERARAALEASGADAVMIGRGAQGQPWLPGQIGRRLKGGAEEAVPALETQLHYVRTLYEGVCKLYGLRVGLRHARKHLGWALDVAAAASGASVEKLKGWRQTILTSEDPRLVHQSLQDAFDDFAWSAAA; encoded by the coding sequence ATGTCGGGGGTAACCGACTCGCCCGTCCGCCGGCTGGCCGCGGAGCTTGGGGCCGGTCTCGTCGTGTCCGAAATGACCGCCAGCGACGAGCTCGCCAACGGCCATTGGATGTCCCGGTTGCGTTGCGAAGCCACCGGAATTGGTCCGCACGTGGTCCAGCTCGCCGGCTGCGAGGCCCATTGGATGGCCGAGGGCGCCCGGATCGCCGAGGCCGAAGGCGCCGACATCATCGACATCAACATGGGCTGTCCGGCCCGTCACGTCACCGGCGGCCAGTCGGGCTCGGCCCTGATGCGCGACCTCGACCATGCCGTCAGCCTGATCGATGCCACCATCGCGGCGGTGAAGGTGCCGGTGACGCTGAAGATGCGGCTCGGCTGGGACGACCGCAGCCGCAACGCGCCGGAGCTGGCGCGGCGCGCGGAGGCCGCCGGCGTCAAGCTCGTCACGGTCCACGGCCGCACCCGCAGCCAGTTCTACAAGGGCGAGGCCGATTGGGAAGCGATCCGCGCCGTGCGCGAGGCCATCGCCATTCCGCTCGTCGTCAACGGCGACATCACCTCCTACGAGCGGGCGCGCGCGGCGCTCGAGGCCTCCGGCGCCGACGCCGTGATGATCGGCCGCGGCGCGCAGGGCCAGCCCTGGCTGCCCGGCCAGATCGGCCGCCGCCTGAAGGGCGGGGCCGAGGAAGCTGTGCCCGCGCTCGAAACCCAGCTGCATTACGTCCGCACGCTCTATGAGGGCGTCTGCAAGCTCTATGGCCTTCGCGTCGGACTGAGACATGCCCGCAAGCATCTCGGCTGGGCACTCGATGTGGCGGCCGCGGCGAGCGGCGCGTCCGTCGAGAAGCTGAAAGGGTGGCGGCAGACGATCCTCACCTCGGAAGATCCGCGCCTCGTTCACCAGTCGCTGCAGGATGCGTTCGACGACTTCGCATGGAGCGCTGCTGCATGA
- a CDS encoding nitrogen regulation protein NR(II) — protein sequence MSTAAEHRQPADSDAILDALPNPVLMIGPDGKIVAANIATEAFFEISTQFLKRQSLKELVPFGSPLLALIDQVRASNSPVNEYKVDLGTPRMGGDRQVDLHVAPLTERPGHIVVMLQERSIADKMDRQLTHRSAARSVIALAAMLAHEIKNPLSGIRGAAQLLEQQASSEDRMLTRLICDEADRIVTLVDRMEVFGDERPVVRGPVNIHSVLDHVKRLAQSGFARNIRFIEDYDPSLPPVLANQDQLIQVFLNLVKNAAEALIDVPDAEIQLTTAFRPGVRLSVPGQKSRVSLPLEFCVKDNGPGVPDDLLPNLFDPFVTTKQTGSGLGLALVAKIVGDHGGIIECESQPRRTTFRVLMPMYSTSAKHADQSSRADSAGKSSPVSQGAK from the coding sequence ATGAGCACAGCCGCCGAACATCGCCAACCCGCCGACAGTGACGCGATCCTGGATGCGCTTCCCAATCCCGTGCTGATGATCGGGCCCGACGGCAAGATCGTGGCCGCCAACATCGCCACCGAAGCCTTCTTCGAGATCTCGACGCAGTTCCTGAAGCGGCAGTCGCTGAAGGAGCTGGTGCCGTTCGGCAGCCCCTTGCTGGCACTGATCGACCAGGTGCGCGCGTCGAACTCGCCGGTGAACGAATACAAGGTCGATCTCGGCACGCCGCGCATGGGCGGCGACCGCCAGGTCGACCTGCACGTCGCCCCGCTCACCGAGCGGCCCGGCCATATCGTGGTGATGCTGCAGGAGCGCTCCATCGCCGACAAGATGGACCGCCAGCTCACCCATCGCAGCGCGGCGCGCTCGGTGATCGCGCTGGCTGCGATGCTGGCGCACGAGATCAAGAACCCGCTGTCCGGCATCCGCGGCGCGGCGCAGCTCCTGGAGCAGCAGGCCTCGTCCGAGGACCGCATGTTGACGCGCCTGATCTGCGACGAGGCCGACCGCATCGTGACGCTGGTCGACCGCATGGAGGTGTTCGGCGACGAGCGTCCCGTGGTGCGCGGGCCGGTCAATATCCATTCGGTGCTCGACCACGTGAAGCGGCTGGCGCAGTCGGGCTTTGCCCGCAACATCCGCTTCATCGAGGATTACGATCCCTCGCTGCCGCCGGTGCTGGCGAACCAGGACCAGCTGATCCAGGTGTTCCTCAATCTCGTGAAGAACGCCGCCGAGGCGCTGATCGACGTGCCCGACGCCGAGATCCAGCTCACCACCGCGTTCCGCCCCGGCGTGCGCCTGTCAGTCCCCGGTCAAAAATCCCGGGTATCGTTGCCGCTCGAATTCTGCGTGAAAGACAACGGACCGGGCGTGCCGGACGATCTTCTGCCCAATCTGTTCGACCCCTTCGTGACCACCAAGCAGACCGGCTCGGGCCTCGGTCTTGCATTGGTCGCCAAGATCGTCGGCGATCACGGGGGCATCATTGAATGCGAATCTCAGCCGCGCAGGACCACCTTCCGCGTGCTGATGCCGATGTATTCCACATCGGCGAAACATGCCGATCAAAGCAGTCGCGCCGACTCTGCCGGGAAGTCGTCGCCTGTGTCACAGGGGGCGAAATGA
- the ntrC gene encoding nitrogen regulation protein NR(I), with protein MPAGSILVADDDTAIRTVLNQALSRAGYEVRLTGNAATLWRWVSQGEGDLVITDVVMPDENAFDLLPRIKKMRPNLPVIVMSAQNTFMTAIRASERGAYEYLPKPFDLKELIAIVGRALAEPKERVSTPDEDAEMEAIPLVGRSPAMQEIYRVLARLMQTDLTVMITGESGTGKELVARALHDYGKRRNGPFVAVNMAAIPRDLIESELFGHERGAFTGANTRASGRFEQAEGGTLFLDEIGDMPMEAQTRLLRVLQQGEYTTVGGRTPIKTDVRIVAASNKDLRVLIQQGLFREDLFFRLNVVPLRLPPLRERIEDLPDLVRHFFALAEKDGLPPKKLDALALERLKQHRWPGNVRELENLARRLAALYPQDVITASVIDGELAPPSVSPGAAVQQGVDNLGGAVEAYLSSHFQGFPNGVPPPGLYHRILKEIEVPLLTAALAATRGNQIRAADLLGLNRNTLRKKIRDLDIQVYRSGG; from the coding sequence ATGCCCGCAGGTAGCATTCTCGTAGCCGATGACGATACCGCCATCCGCACCGTTCTCAACCAGGCGCTGTCCCGGGCCGGCTATGAGGTCAGGCTCACCGGCAATGCCGCAACGCTGTGGCGCTGGGTCAGCCAGGGCGAGGGCGATCTCGTCATCACCGACGTGGTGATGCCGGACGAAAACGCCTTCGACCTGCTGCCGCGGATCAAGAAGATGCGGCCGAATCTGCCCGTCATCGTCATGAGCGCGCAGAACACCTTCATGACGGCGATCCGCGCCTCCGAGCGCGGAGCCTACGAATATCTGCCGAAACCCTTCGACCTCAAGGAGCTGATCGCGATCGTCGGCCGCGCGCTGGCCGAGCCGAAGGAGCGCGTCTCGACGCCGGACGAGGACGCCGAGATGGAGGCGATCCCGCTGGTCGGCCGCTCGCCGGCGATGCAGGAAATCTACCGCGTGCTCGCGCGCCTGATGCAGACCGACCTCACCGTGATGATCACGGGCGAATCCGGCACCGGCAAGGAGCTGGTGGCGCGCGCGCTGCACGATTACGGCAAGCGCCGCAACGGCCCGTTCGTCGCCGTCAACATGGCCGCGATCCCGCGCGACCTCATCGAATCCGAGCTGTTCGGCCACGAGCGCGGCGCCTTCACCGGCGCCAACACCCGTGCCTCCGGCCGGTTCGAGCAGGCCGAAGGCGGCACGCTGTTCCTGGACGAGATCGGCGACATGCCGATGGAGGCGCAGACGCGATTGCTGCGCGTCTTGCAGCAGGGCGAATACACCACCGTCGGCGGCCGCACCCCGATCAAGACCGACGTGCGCATCGTCGCGGCCTCTAACAAGGATCTGCGCGTCCTGATCCAGCAGGGCCTGTTCCGGGAAGATCTGTTCTTCCGCCTCAACGTAGTGCCACTGCGGCTCCCGCCGCTGCGCGAGCGCATCGAGGACCTGCCGGATCTGGTGCGGCACTTCTTTGCACTGGCCGAGAAGGACGGCCTGCCGCCGAAGAAGCTCGACGCGCTGGCGCTGGAGCGGCTGAAGCAGCACCGCTGGCCCGGCAACGTGCGCGAGCTGGAGAATCTCGCCCGGCGTCTTGCCGCGCTTTATCCGCAGGACGTCATCACGGCGTCCGTCATCGACGGCGAACTCGCGCCACCCTCGGTCAGCCCGGGCGCAGCGGTCCAGCAGGGCGTCGACAATCTCGGCGGCGCCGTGGAGGCCTATCTGTCATCGCACTTCCAGGGCTTTCCGAACGGCGTGCCGCCGCCCGGCCTCTATCACCGCATCCTCAAGGAGATCGAGGTGCCGCTGCTCACGGCGGCGCTGGCGGCCACCCGCGGCAACCAGATCCGCGCCGCCGACCTGCTCGGCCTCAACCGCAACACGCTGCGGAAGAAGATCCGGGATCTGGATATCCAGGTGTATCGGAGCGGGGGCTAA
- a CDS encoding PAS domain-containing sensor histidine kinase, with amino-acid sequence MTSAETSAAHFDTAPAEEPRRWSARRWLAPFAVALALLSAFLTFLVLTGLTRIEPTPEVVRSIYLINAATILLLVGIIVRELWQLILARRRGRAAARLHVQIVSLFSIVAVLPAVLVAIVANVTIERGLDRLFSGPTKQVIQNSLTIARAYMQDHAQLIRGDILGMANDIAHARPLYDQDRRTFREMLTASAGSRNLPGAMIIDKNTNILESADTGMRLAYSPPAPDFLSNVNENEPEIAVLPDASFVAAVIRLRAFNDTFLYVARPLDPNVVNQLKQTEVSVAEYAQIESRRLGIQVAFALMFAVIALTILMASVLIGLNFANSLVSPIRRLMNAAHTVSTGDLHVQVPVHQSEGDLAQLGETFNKMTQELRSQRDELVNASDLIDSRRRFIEAVLSSASAGIIGVDASGSVGILNRSAEKLIGHAESETLGHPLSDVLPELDEMMKAAREGTQRLVQGQITITRDGQERNLSVRVSAEKNQPHDSYIITLDDITELVSAQRTSAWGDVARRIAHEIKNPLTPIQLSAERIRRKFGKDITEAKDKQIFDQCTDTIVRQVDDIRRMVDEFSRFARMPKPVMEGEDVADTVRQAVFLMKVAHPEIDIEAEFKQDPLRAQFDRRLISQAVTNIVKNATEAIEQVPPEELGKGRIDVVVSREGDDVLIDVIDNGIGLPKVARSRLLEPYVTTRAKGTGLGLAIVGRVLEDHGGRIELKDASDFREGQRGAWMRMRFAISGQPAKTEGAEQASAAKNITKDITKDTVTGPAKEAAPETKEPAAETKEPAEKTNESTKIEASTGS; translated from the coding sequence ATGACCAGCGCAGAGACCTCGGCCGCACACTTTGACACGGCCCCAGCGGAAGAGCCCCGGCGTTGGTCGGCGCGACGCTGGCTGGCTCCGTTTGCCGTGGCGCTGGCGCTGCTGTCGGCCTTCCTGACCTTCCTGGTCCTGACCGGCCTCACCCGGATCGAGCCGACGCCCGAGGTGGTCCGCTCGATCTATCTGATCAACGCGGCCACCATCCTGCTGCTGGTCGGCATCATCGTCCGCGAGCTCTGGCAGCTGATCCTGGCGCGGCGGCGGGGCCGGGCGGCGGCGCGCCTCCATGTCCAGATCGTCAGCCTGTTCTCGATCGTGGCGGTGCTGCCGGCCGTGCTGGTCGCCATCGTCGCCAATGTCACCATCGAGCGTGGCCTCGACCGGCTGTTCTCCGGGCCGACCAAGCAGGTGATCCAGAACTCGCTGACGATCGCGCGGGCCTACATGCAGGACCATGCCCAGCTGATCCGCGGCGACATTCTCGGCATGGCCAACGACATCGCGCATGCCCGGCCGCTCTACGACCAGGATCGTCGCACGTTCCGCGAGATGCTGACCGCCAGCGCCGGCTCGCGCAATCTGCCGGGCGCGATGATCATCGACAAGAACACCAACATCCTGGAATCCGCCGACACCGGCATGCGGCTGGCTTATTCGCCGCCGGCGCCAGACTTCCTCAGCAACGTCAACGAGAACGAGCCCGAGATCGCGGTGCTCCCCGATGCGAGCTTCGTCGCCGCGGTGATCCGGTTGCGCGCGTTCAACGACACCTTCCTCTATGTCGCCCGCCCGCTTGATCCCAACGTCGTCAATCAGCTCAAGCAGACCGAGGTCAGCGTCGCCGAATATGCCCAGATCGAGTCGCGCCGGCTCGGTATCCAGGTCGCCTTCGCGCTGATGTTCGCCGTGATCGCGCTGACCATCCTGATGGCGTCGGTGCTGATCGGCCTCAACTTTGCCAACTCGCTGGTCTCGCCGATCCGGCGGCTGATGAACGCGGCCCACACGGTCTCGACCGGCGATCTCCATGTCCAGGTGCCGGTGCACCAGTCCGAAGGCGATCTGGCCCAGCTTGGCGAGACCTTCAACAAGATGACGCAGGAATTGCGCAGCCAGCGTGACGAGCTCGTCAACGCCAGCGACCTCATCGACAGTCGCCGCCGCTTCATCGAGGCCGTGCTGTCCTCGGCGAGCGCCGGCATCATCGGGGTCGACGCCTCCGGCAGCGTCGGCATTCTGAACCGCTCGGCCGAGAAGCTGATCGGGCACGCCGAATCCGAGACGCTCGGCCATCCGCTCTCCGACGTGCTGCCCGAGCTCGACGAGATGATGAAGGCGGCGCGGGAAGGGACCCAGCGCCTGGTGCAGGGCCAGATCACGATCACGCGCGACGGCCAGGAACGCAATCTGTCGGTCCGGGTCAGCGCCGAGAAGAATCAGCCGCACGACAGCTACATCATCACGCTCGACGACATCACCGAACTGGTCTCGGCGCAGCGCACCTCGGCCTGGGGCGACGTGGCGCGCCGTATCGCGCACGAGATCAAGAACCCGCTGACGCCGATCCAGCTCTCGGCCGAACGCATCCGCCGCAAGTTCGGCAAGGACATCACCGAGGCCAAGGACAAGCAGATCTTCGACCAGTGCACCGACACCATCGTGCGCCAGGTCGACGACATCCGCCGCATGGTCGACGAGTTCTCGCGCTTTGCCCGGATGCCGAAGCCGGTGATGGAGGGCGAGGACGTCGCCGACACCGTGCGGCAGGCCGTGTTCCTGATGAAGGTCGCCCATCCCGAGATCGACATCGAGGCCGAGTTCAAGCAGGATCCGCTCCGGGCCCAGTTCGATCGCCGGCTGATCTCCCAGGCGGTCACCAACATCGTCAAGAACGCCACCGAGGCGATCGAGCAGGTCCCGCCGGAAGAGCTCGGCAAAGGCCGGATCGACGTCGTCGTCTCCCGCGAGGGCGATGACGTGTTGATCGACGTCATCGACAACGGCATCGGCCTGCCCAAGGTCGCGCGCTCGCGGCTGCTCGAACCCTACGTCACGACCCGGGCCAAGGGCACCGGCCTTGGCCTTGCGATCGTCGGCCGCGTGCTGGAAGACCATGGCGGCCGCATCGAGCTGAAGGATGCCTCCGACTTCCGCGAGGGCCAGCGCGGTGCCTGGATGCGGATGCGCTTTGCCATCTCCGGGCAACCCGCCAAAACCGAGGGAGCCGAGCAGGCGTCGGCGGCCAAGAACATCACTAAGGACATCACCAAGGACACCGTGACGGGGCCGGCCAAAGAGGCGGCGCCGGAAACAAAAGAGCCGGCGGCCGAAACCAAAGAGCCCGCTGAAAAGACCAATGAATCAACGAAAATCGAAGCCTCAACAGGCAGCTGA